A region of Cucumis melo cultivar AY chromosome 2, USDA_Cmelo_AY_1.0, whole genome shotgun sequence DNA encodes the following proteins:
- the LOC103487500 gene encoding polygalacturonase-like, with amino-acid sequence MMIIQFEKIQSSSIILIVLVALMNLFTFGNAWSYNVVSFGGKGDGRTDSTQAFQTVWSNACSSTKPATIYVPRGRYYLRSGTFNGPCKNNAIFIRIDGTLVAPSDFQVIGNSPAWIAFRNVDGVTVSGGNLDGKGAGLWACKNSSSSTTCPSGATTLQFSNSKNVVVSALTSLNSQMFHIVINGCQNVTMRGIKVLASGNSPNTDGIHGQMSSNVAVLNSKIGTGDDCISIGPGTSNLRIENIVCGPGHGISIGSLAKDLQEEGVQNVTVKNVVFSRTQNGVRIKAWGKPSNGFARKILFQHIVMDNVQNPIVIDQNYCPRHKGCPGKASGVKINDVTYQDIHGTSATKVAVKFDCSPTNPCVGIKLENVRLTHMNQTAQATCNNVGGIAAGLVQPTSCF; translated from the exons ATGATGATCATCCAATTTGAGAAGATCCAGAGTAGTTCGATTATATTGATTGTGTTAGTAGCATTGATGAATTTGTTTACTTTTGGTAATGCTTGGTCTTACAATGTTGTTAGCTTTGGAGGAAAAGGTGATGGAAGAACTGACTCGACACAAGCATTTCAAACTGTTTGGTCTAATGCTTGTTCCTCCACAAAACCAGCCACAATTTATGTCCCACGAGGAAGATATTACCTTCGCTCTGGAACTTTCAATGGACCTTGCAAAAATAATGCAATCTTTATCCGCATTGATGGCACTTTGGTGGCTCCCTCCGACTTTCAAGTTATTGGAAACTCTCCAGCTTGGATTGCTTTTAGGAATGTTGATGGAGTTACCGTCTCAGGTGGCAATCTTGATGGGAAGGGAGCTGGCTTATGGGCTTGCAAGAATTCTTCTAGTAGCACTACTTGTCCATCTGGTGCCACA ACCCTTCAATTCTCTAACTCCAAAAATGTAGTGGTCAGCGCATTGACATCACTCAATAGCCAAATGTTCCATATAGTCATTAATGGTTGTCAAAATGTCACGATGAGAGGTATTAAGGTCTTGGCCTCTGGCAATAGTCCCAACACAGACGGAATTCATGGGCAAATGTCCTCTAATGTGGCTGTACTAAACTCCAAAATAGGAACTGGAGATGATTGCATTTCCATTGGTCCTGGTACATCTAATTTACGTATTGAAAATATTGTATGTGGACCGGGTCATGGAATAAG CATTGGGAGTTTGGCAAAGGATCTACAAGAGGAAGGAGTCCAAAATGTTACTGTGAAGAATGTTGTATTTTCACGCACTCAAAATGGGGTAAGAATCAAAGCATGGGGCAAGCCTAGCAATGGTTTTGCTAGGAAAATTCTTTTCCAACATATTGTAATGGACAATGTCCAAAATCCAATTGTTATCGATCAAAATTATTGTCCAAGACACAAAGGGTGTCCGGGAAAG GCTTCTGGGGTTAAAATTAACGATGTGACTTATCAAGACATTCATGGAACATCAGCTACCAAAGTTGCAGTAAAGTTCGATTGTAGTCCAACAAATCCATGTGTTGGAATAAAGTTAGAGAATGTAAGACTTACACATATGAATCAAACAGCCCAAGCTACATGTAACAATGTTGGAGGAATTGCAGCAGGTCTCGTTCAACCCACTAGTTGCTTCTAA
- the LOC103487453 gene encoding peroxidase 25-like — MGGQKDGILFIILGILMMGLGVNGELRNGFYSFSCPKAESIVRNTVESYMKTDPTIAAGLLRLHFHDCFVQGCDGSVLISGNLAERNALPNLGLRGFEVIEDAKSKLEVECPGIVSCADILALAARDAVDLSKGPSWSVPTGRRDGRVSSKSEAQNLPSPLESIAVHKKKFAEKGLDEQDLLTLLGAHTIGQTDCLFFRYRLHNFTTTGNSDPTINPSFLTELKALCPKDGDATKRVALDKDSQFKFDLSFFNNIKDGNGVLESDQRLWNDDSTRSIIQKYISPLKGLLGLRFEYNFRKSMIKMSSIEVKTGMQGEIRRKCSRFN, encoded by the exons ATGGGTGGACAGAAAGATGGGATTTTGTTCATAATTTTGGGAATTTTAATGATGGGTTTGGGAGTAAATGGTGAGCTAAGAAATGGGTTCTATTCTTTTTCATGTCCAAAAGCAGAATCTATAGTGAGAAATACAGTTGAATCGTACATGAAAACCGATCCTACCATTGCAGCTGGTTTATTGAGGCTTCATTTTCACGACTGTTTTGTGCAG GGGTGTGATGGTTCAGTGTTGATTTCGGGTAATTTGGCTGAGAGAAATGCTTTGCCAAACCTTGGATTAAGAGGGTTTGAAGTAATTGAAGATGCAAAATCAAAGCTTGAAGTTGAGTGCCCTGGCATTGTCTCTTGTGCTGATATTCTTGCTTTGGCTGCTCGTGATGCCGTTGACTTG AGTAAAGGGCCAAGTTGGTCAGTGCCCACAGGAAGAAGAGATGGAAGAGTTTCTTCAAAATCTGAAGCCCAAAACTTACCTTCTCCACTCGAATCCATTGCTGTCCACAAGAAAAAATTTGCAGAAAAGGGCCTCGACGAACAAGACCTCCTCACCTTACTCG GGGCACACACGATAGGGCAAACAGATTGCTTGTTCTTTAGATATCGTCTACACAACTTCACAACGACAGGCAACTCAGACCCAACCATAAACCCATCATTCTTAACAGAGTTGAAAGCACTCTGCCCCAAGGATGGAGATGCAACCAAAAGGGTGGCATTGGACAAAGATAGCCAGTTCAAATTTGACCTTAGTTTCTTCAACAACATTAAAGATGGAAATGGAGTTTTGGAGTCAGACCAAAGGCTTTGGAATGATGATTCAACTAGAAGTATTATCCAAAAGTACATCAGCCCTTTAAAAGGACTTCTGGGGCTTAGATTTGAGTACAACTTTAGGAAGTCCATGATTAAAATGAGTAGCATTGAGGTTAAGACTGGTATGCAAGGAGAGATCAGGAGAAAATGTTCgagatttaattaa